GAACATGGCTACCTTCCCTCTGCAGTAGTGCTGTTGTACTTGAAATACTTTGCTATTCCCAACCATTTTTTCCACTTGTCTTATCTTGCAGACTTCTGTCCTCTCATTTAAGtaatttcctttgtttttataattcaattgGTTTTGGTTTCAGAATCGCAGAATAAGACAAAGTACTGAAGAGAACACATCTTCTCTTGCCACGTCAGGGAGAGCAGACGTGAAACTTGTTGATGGTGATTCCAGAGGGTTATATGATACATCCATTTCACCTTTCATTCTTTTCCACCATCATGAAAGAGTGCACCAAGAAAGACAGGAACAGGTTTGCTAAATCTTGTTCTTTAGCCTGAAACTAAAAGTCTGCATGACTTTTATATTGCGTGTTTACGTAGtcctttatttttgtgatgcCGCCATGAATTCTAGGTTTAAAGGTGAACAAGTGATCTGTCTTCTAAATAGAATGATGGTTGGCTTACCCTGACTGGGCGTATTTACTATTTACATAGCTATTGAATTGGCTTAGATGTATGAATGCATGGTTTTGtctaatattctttttttccttgcCGGCACAAAGTGGGGTTTGAAATACAATGTCTTGAGTTCTTTTCAGTTTCCTGAGGCAACATGTCCTAAAACATTAGGGTTTGTGCTATGAAGGTTGTATGGAGAAAAGAACACGAACCATCCAATTCTGGGACTTGGGAATATCACTGATGTCACACAATAATGCTGttcttgttaattttctaattgtgAATCAGTTTGTTTTTACAGTTTCCATGTTGATGTCATTAggttaattttacaattactATACTTCCGTATTAGGGCCATGGAGGCACGGTCGACTTTATCTTGATATCTGAGTCATGGAGTGGCAGTGATGCTGGGTTATCAAGGACCACAGAAGTTTTCTCTCATCATACGTGTCACTGCAGGCAAGTTCCTTTCATTAGAGTTGCATGTTGCTGAAACACCAATCTATGTGTGATCCAATGTTTGAACCCTTCGCAGGAAGGCCCAGAACAGAACAAACATATATCCCACTTTATTAAACTTCTTTCTTtagattttattgaaaaatccTTGTTAGTATCATGTATATACATGCATATTTACATTCcaattattgtatattttgatgcatattaaaaaacacatttaaAGATTTGATGTGACACCatgaattaatgaaaaaatatttaccaaaGGCAACGAAAAAACAGAAACACCAACATTTTTTCAAGTAGTTTCTGAAACACCCTTCgtcaataaaaaatgtaaatttattcaaacatAATGGTTTAAAGCTCCTCTAcatttgcatcaatgatcCTTGATAAGTTTGTGAATCTGGTCAGTGTCATTCAATTCATTGACACTTTTTGTTGATTGTCAGATGCTCATATATGGTCTTTTATTTATCTggttgtttgtgtttttgctTATCAGAGTTGCGAGTAAAAGCCCAATATGGTGGTCGATGAATGGTCCCCGGTCAGTGAGGCACGACTTTTCAGCTGCTTTCTGTGAAATAAATCTTAGTATGACTGTTTACAACTCCTCAGAAGATGTTGTATCAGTTCGCATTGTCACCCTTGATTATACACCTGCAACCAACTCCGCCACCAGTGCTGCCTCAGTTTCTGGAAATGAAGTGGGTTGGCATGATACTTCTCAGCTGAGTGAAATTAAAGTGACATCTGATGTCATTGGAAGTCGAGGTGGCAAGGCCCCATCAACGGACAGTGTTTCACCTTTCATTTGGTCAGGAACAAGTTCAACTCGATTCAACCTTGAGCCCTTCTCTTCtgctcaagttcctctccaGATTTGTGTGTTCTCCCCTGGTACATTGGATTTATCGAACTACATCTTGTATTGGAATCTTGTATCCTCTAGTGATGGTGGACATGATGTGGATGGACCCAAAGTCTCGTCTGGTACTTGCCAAGGTCATTCTTATCATGTTGCGGTGCTGCAAAAAGAATGAATTGAGCTGTGTAAGCTTTTTCCTCAACTCAGGAGTGGAAAATTGTTTGTAGTAAATTTTGTTACCTTACAGCCTGTAAATCACAATGATTCAATGTATTATTGTAGCGATagaaaatttggataaaaattcatcTAGGTTTTTTAACTGGGAGGCAAAAAGAAGTTGCCCCTCCCTTTAAATAATCAGAAGGGATGACTTGTCGCAGAAACCTCTTATTGACTGTATATCTAAGCACTTCACCCTTCACTGCGCAACCAATTTTGTTTGGAGAAGCAAGAGTTTGCCCTGCTGTTATGTTATGTGATAATTGTAACAATTCAACTTCCTTCAGGCTGAAAGCAGCACCTTTCCTCTCTCTGTTCACATTCCCTACTTCAGTTCATCTTTTGGGTACTTATAAAGTTACGAAACTTCCATAGTTCAATTTGAAATTGTGACCCAAAAGAAGGGGATTGGAGTCGGATTGCCCGATTTCCGATTCTATTGCTCAATTCTGTGCGCCCAAACAAATTTTAACTTAtgtaaaagggtaaattacattgaccgTCCATGATAGGTCTAATTGataggtaaattacataattacaagAATATCTTTTGAGGTTGTAAGTATAACATATGTAAATACTTCTCCAGGAGGAAAAAAACTTGTACAAAAACCTCTTGAGGTGAATTACATCAACACCTTTTTAGGGAATGggtgaaattttataaagagtaaggaatgtttgtataattagatgtaagatctgaaataaaatgtatacATAGGTGCCAAACATGATGTTTAgtgttaaaagaaaagaagaaaaaaaagtaatgcTACATCATGGGGAGAAGTTCCCTTGAAAGCGTGATTTCCATCTCCACTTCCCCCCACGTCTTTATTATGTTATTGTTACATGGCCATGTTCCGGGCTGCACATCCATCCAACTTGCTACTTGATTTCCTTTGAAGGACCAACATATTTTATTGGTTGATCGAGCTTTGTATGACCAGGACCCCATAATATTGTCTAGTCAATTAACAACTCGTGGAGGAATGCAATTTTAAGGTGCTCATAATCCTCAACGCGCTTCCATTCTATCAGCTGATGAAAGAGAATTTAAAATGGAACTGTTGACTGTGCTTTTATATCAATTGTGATAGAACAGTAATGTTGGATTAATTATGCGTCGTATCCTAAGTGTAGGAGGGAAGCCAGAGCTAGGAAATTTAATGCCAGAAATAATCAATCAAGGATAAAATGAGGCTAAATGCCCCTGGAAATGAAGAAGTTgaacaaatgaaaaatgatttaCCCCTACTAGTAGTAAAGGTATATTATATGCTAGAAACAACACCCATCTTCCAACTTCGACAAGTTGGAAGGGGGGACTAGCCCCCGGCCGGGGTACGCGGACACCAACCGTGAACCTCATCTATccccaagaaaataaagaagaaaacaataacCTAAATCGTCAACAAATAATAAACACATCTGGGAGTAGATACaatgacaataaaaaaaatatttaagaaaagaaaatattgcgAAAAAGTACTATTGGCAAAAACAAAGTGGAGGGGGAATGGGTGAGCTGAGATGAACCTGATGATGAATCAGTACCATGATAAAAACAGACCTAGACAACGCCACCCCTGATTTTATGCAAATCAACCGCTATCATTTCTTCCATGGCTGAAGAGAGAGAACTATGATCAAGATGATAATTAACAGGAGCACAATCCCGAAACACGTCCATTTCCTGGTATTCTTCTGGTGCTTCCTGGCAACCTCCAGCTGATGAGTCCCACCTCTCACAAAAGAATTTGCCCTGTTCACCTGGCTCTCAATATCATCCAGCTGCTCCCCCTGGCTCTGCACCAGTACCGCCATGTCCAAGAAAACCTGATGCAATTCCCTCAAGTTCTTCTCCATCTCCTTCACGGCGTCATGCCTCTCCTGAATCTCCATTATCGTCTCCATCACCTGCCCTCTCCCCTGCTCCTGAATCGCCTTCTGCAGAAACGTCTCACTCTCCCCAGTTTCTATCAGACGATCCAGGATTTTCTCATCCGGGTTTTCGCCCGTCACCGTGTAGTATCTCCGCTGTACGGTTTCTCGGTACTCGGAGCCCATTTTTTGCCTCAAGTCGTTGAATCGGGTCATGGTGTCGTGGAGCTTTTTCCTCAGGCCATTGACGACTGAAGTACGGGTGCGATCGGATGAGCTGCCGGGGCCGCAGCCGGGGAGGCTGCGGTTTGCTGCGTTGGATCGGTCGAGGGCTTCCAGGCGGACTTTGATGACTTTGGCTTTTTTGAGAGCGGCGGAGATATCGGCGTCCATGCGGGACCGGAGGTCTTTGATGGCTTTGGCGCTGTGGAGGGTTTTGCTCTGCTCGTGGGCCGCTTGGAGTTGGGTATAGAGGGATTCGAGGTCGCCAAGCTCGTCTTTGATTGCTTCAACATCTTCAAAGAACCGGTCGAGGTTCACGCCGCCGGTGGAGCCGGAGTTGGTCATCTCTATGGTGTGAGAATCCTGGGCGGGGGATTGGTCTTGGCCCCGGAAACGAGAGAAGGATCCTGAGAATAGATCATTCATTTTGGTTCCCTGTTCTTAAGATTTACAGTAATTATTTCCGGCTGGATCTGCTTGCAATCAGATTCGAGAAGGTGAAATGGAAAAACTAAAGATTCATAAGAAAGAGAAATCTGGAGCTGGATATACTGAAACTGTGGGGGTTTATGTTAGAGAATGAATCTTGAAATTTCTGTACTGGGTGGATGATTTAGCAGGCAGTTGTTGGCAGAAGCGTTGAATGAGTAAGAGCGCGGTCCTGGTTCAACAACAAATAACTTCCTTCTTCCTGTAAGAATATGGACACCTTAAAGacgagaagagagagagagagagaaaagtcAACCGACAGTGATGTTTTCAGGAAATAATAGGCAAATGGAAGTAACCAGGAAGGATGGAACGAAAAGGGCCTTTTGCCGTGTTTTTAACGGGACTGCGATTTCCCGTCCTGGGGGCTGAGCCGAGTAACTTGTAAAACGTGGAATTTCAAAGAATGTTCAAATCCAGCGTCCATGTATTTTATTCTGGAAAAACGCGTAGTCAGGACAACTTCTCAAGCCGGAAAATGAGTGAAATTTCAGTGCCATAATGGGCTTGCGGATCCTGTAACTTTATGCACATAATTAACTGGAGCAGGTCCTTTTGCTTCTGTTGATAAGTATAACTTTATCGCCCTCCCCCCCTCATAGTAGTCGCCCGCctccttctctctctaattttttgtatt
The nucleotide sequence above comes from Sesamum indicum cultivar Zhongzhi No. 13 linkage group LG11, S_indicum_v1.0, whole genome shotgun sequence. Encoded proteins:
- the LOC105173994 gene encoding syntaxin-121, producing MNDLFSGSFSRFRGQDQSPAQDSHTIEMTNSGSTGGVNLDRFFEDVEAIKDELGDLESLYTQLQAAHEQSKTLHSAKAIKDLRSRMDADISAALKKAKVIKVRLEALDRSNAANRSLPGCGPGSSSDRTRTSVVNGLRKKLHDTMTRFNDLRQKMGSEYRETVQRRYYTVTGENPDEKILDRLIETGESETFLQKAIQEQGRGQVMETIMEIQERHDAVKEMEKNLRELHQVFLDMAVLVQSQGEQLDDIESQVNRANSFVRGGTHQLEVARKHQKNTRKWTCFGIVLLLIIILIIVLSLQPWKK